In Zingiber officinale cultivar Zhangliang chromosome 1A, Zo_v1.1, whole genome shotgun sequence, a genomic segment contains:
- the LOC122038946 gene encoding transcription factor bHLH77-like, which yields MFRGGPEQMLDLNWNQRVEPTGGRLVNTSADSVAFHKLVGGELASGDAASRPRSRPVGVRLNSPTKLNRFLHHPQAGVGGLPLSGIPVPAAHLEQRFSDGRTYGHLPAQFRLPERRMEASAEGRLQLENNGELMCGRAESSVSDPSASGEAGLGAPAKKRKAAKKGKVKLAEEEDTSPKRSRSTELKPKVEKNEGKSSNSKSPEPPKDYIHVRARRGQATDSHSLAERVRREKISQRMKLLQDLVPGCNKVTGKAVMLDEIINYVQSLQCQVEFLSMKLATVNPQLDFNNVASCLPKDMHQACGTMPNSVYSMETSEVPAPYINQPPQADPMHCVLPNGMETQSSIDMLDLAYHHNLSTHHPFISGFESASSQLGAFWEDDLQNVTHMDTGHD from the exons ATGTTCCGCGGTGGGCCGGAGCAGATGCTCGACCTGAACTGGAACCAGAGAGTGGAACCGACCGGTGGCCGCCTCGTGAACACGTCGGCCGACTCCGTTGCCTTCCACAAACTCGTGGGGGGAGAATTAGCCAGCGGCGATGCGGCGTCCCGGCCTCGATCACGCCCGGTGGGTGTTCGACTTAATTCCCCAACGAAACTCAATCGGTTCCTCCACCATCCGCAAGCCGGGGTAGGAGGCCTTCCTTTGTCAGGAATTCCAGTGCCGGCGGCGCATTTGGAGCAGCGGTTCTCCGATGGCCGGACGTATGGCCATCTCCCAGCCCAGTTTAGGCTGCCGGAGAGAAGAATGGAAGCTTCGGCGGAGGGCAGATTACAGTTGGAAAATAATGGTGAATTGATGTGTGGAAGGGCGGAATCCTCTGTGTCTGATCCATCTGCAAGTGGAGAAGCAGGTTTAGGGGCCCCTGCAAAGAAACGGAAAGCGGCTAAGAAAggcaaagtaaag TTGGCAGAGGAAGAGGATACAAGCCCAAAGCGAAGTCGATCGACGGAACTTAAACCAAAGGTCGAGAAGAATGAAGGGAAAAGTAGTAATTCAAAGTCTCCCGAGCCTCCTAAGGATTACATCCATGTCAGGGCAAGAAGAGGCCAAGCAACAGATAGCCATAGCCTTGCTGAGAGG GTTAGAAGAGAGAAAATAAGCCAGAGGATGAAGTTGCTACAAGATCTTGTTCCTGGCTGCAACAAG GTTACCGGAAAGGCGGTCATGCTCGATGAGATTATCAACTACGTGCAGTCGTTACAGTGCCAAGTTGAG TTCCTATCTATGAAGCTGGCCACTGTGAATCCACAATTAGATTTCAACAATGTGGCAAGTTGCCTTCCTAAGGAT ATGCATCAAGCTTGCGGAACTATGCCAAACTCAGTTTACTCGATGGAGACTTCAGAGGTGCCGGCGCCATATATTAACCAACCTCCACAAGCAGATCCCATGCATTGTGTCTTGCCTAATGGCATGGAAACCCAGAGCTCGATCGATATGCTAGACTTGGCGTACCATCACAATCTCAGCACACACCACCCTTTCATTTCTGGATTTGAGAGTGCGTCGTCTCAG CTAGGTGCTTTCTGGGAGGATGATCTACAAAATGTTACTCACATGGACACAGGACACGACTAG